In Cydia amplana chromosome 2, ilCydAmpl1.1, whole genome shotgun sequence, the following proteins share a genomic window:
- the LOC134657686 gene encoding serine protease inhibitor 77Ba-like, with amino-acid sequence MWKVIIAACSSLVVTAPVDDRVDFSPVNQFALRLLDNAYAFQENFGRQNFAVSPLSVWSVFSLLAEGSAGDTFQELMKELQLPQDLRATQELHLAAESILRSNDPDVAIHKQAALFPECSLEIHQEFCQSANMYRTGVYSVDITNTTRLADDINYYICIATEGQIRNAVKEEFLRDLRLLIVDALYFKANWTYPFDPTATREEDFYNGQGKTIGRVNMMFHKASHNVGDSNSIGAQILEMTYGNHEEFSMLILLPFEGMPLKTLISNLVKSPLDWITDFKRDDKRPEIDVFIPRFKVSSQIDLIPALKYTGIHTIFDSEKAQLPGISDSPLFVSKTIQNVEIDVREEGTVAAAATVVGLENRFLSQRFEANKEFVFMITHRKSNVILFAGVYSDPAVV; translated from the coding sequence TCGAGCCTGGTGGTCACCGCTCCGGTCGACGATCGGGTCGACTTCTCGCCCGTCAATCAATTCGCTCTCAGACTCTTAGACAACGCATATGCTTTCCAAGAGAACTTTGGGCGGCAAAATTTTGCTGTTTCTCCATTATCAGTATGGAGCGTCTTCTCGCTACTTGCCGAAGGATCGGCAGGGGACACCTTCCAGGAACTAATGAAGGAGCTTCAACTACCTCAGGATTTGAGGGCAACTCAGGAGTTACATCTTGCGGCGGAAAGCATATTAAGAAGCAACGACCCCGATGTCGCGATTCACAAACAAGCAGCCTTGTTCCCTGAATGTTCATTAGAGATACACCAAGAGTTTTGTCAATCAGCTAACATGTACAGAACAGGCGTATATTCTGTTGATATTACTAACACTACCAGACTGGCTGATGATATAAATTACTATATTTGTATTGCTACAGAGGGACAAATAAGAAACGCAGTGAAGGAAGAATTTCTTAGAGATTTAAGGCTGCTTATAGTAGACGCTTTGTACTTTAAAGCCAATTGGACATATCCTTTCGACCCAACCGCAACAAGAGAAGAAGATTTTTACAATGGACAAGGGAAAACAATAGGACGAGTAAACATGATGTTTCACAAAGCATCTCACAATGTAGGAGATTCAAACTCTATAGGTGCACAGATCCTTGAAATGACATATGGGAATCACGAAGAATTCTCAATGTTGATCCTCTTACCTTTCGAAGGCATGCCACTGAAAACATTAATTAGCAATTTAGTTAAGTCTCCATTAGACTGGATAACGGACTTTAAAAGAGACGACAAACGGCCGGAAATTGATGTGTTTATTCCCCGTTTCAAAGTATCTTCTCAAATTGATTTAATTCCTGCATTAAAGTACACCGGGATTCATACAATTTTCGACAGTGAGAAGGCGCAGTTGCCTGGTATTTCTGACAGTCCTTTATTTGTGTCAAAAACAATTCAAAATGTAGAAATAGATGTAAGAGAAGAAGGTACAGTTGCCGCCGCAGCTACAGTGGTTGGTTTAGAGAATCGGTTTCTTTCCCAGCGGTTTGAGGCTAACAAAGAGTTTGTTTTCATGATCACACATAGGAAATCAAATGTTATCTTGTTTGCCGGTGTGTATAGTGACCCTGCTGTTGTGTGA